The Saimiri boliviensis isolate mSaiBol1 chromosome 12, mSaiBol1.pri, whole genome shotgun sequence nucleotide sequence gcccagctaattttttgtatttttagtagagacggggtttcaccatgttgaccaggatggtctcgatctcttgacctcgtgatccacccgcctcggcctcccaaagtgctgggattacaggcttgagccaccgcgcctggcccgattatcccaattttgttggcaacatccaaagcattGTAATTAGGAGCCAGTGGAACATATGCCTTCTTCTCATCGGGCCGAATCACTGtgttgaccttggccacatcaatgtaatagagcttcttcacagcctgtttgatACGGTGTTGGTTGCTTTACTATCCAcaatgaacacaagtgtgttgtCTTCCATCTTCTTCGTGGCCAACTCAGTGGAAACTTGATGATGGCATAGTGGTCAAGCTTGTTGTCCTGGGGGCAGTCTTCTGAGGATACCTGGGCTGCCTCCTGAGTCGCAGTGTCTTGGGCTGCCAAGGTGGGTGATATgcagatcttctttttttttgtggctgtggctacctttcaacactgccttGTTGGTCTTTAGAGTCTTTGGCTTTAGGAGATGCAGGAGCTTCCTTCTTTGCCTTCGGAGCCGTCTTGTgaaaagttcatttatttatttttgagacggagtctcattctgttacccaggttggagcactgtgctgtgatcttggctcactgcaacctccatcttctgggttcacgCGAtcctgggaccacagatgtgagccaccacatctggctaatttttgtatttttgacagagacagggtttcaccatgttgtccagactggtctcaaactcctcagttcaaatgctcccacctcagcatcccaaagtgctgggactacatgtgtgagccactgaacctgggcCAGAAACAACTTaagtataaataataatacatttatactGTAGAACTGGTGCTAAAAGCTTAGTGAATATTTAGCTAGTGAAGGGATTAATAtattgttacattaaaaaaagcGGTAAAACCATATATACAGATTGATCACATATTGAACAAAAGACCCATTTGTGCCcctatatatttttccattcataGAAAAAAAGCATTAATGAATACATACTAAAAGTAacaaggagccgggcgcggtggctcaagcctgtaatcccagcactttcggaggccgaggtgggtggatcacaaggtcaagagatcgagaccatcctggtcaacaaggtgaaaccccgtctctactaaaaatacaaaaaattagctgggcatggtggtgcgtgcctgtaatcccagctactcaggaggctgaggcaggagaattgcctgaacccaggaggcggaggttgcggtgagccgagatcgtgccattgcactccagcctgggtaacaagagcaaaaactccgtcaaaaaaaaaaaaaaaaaaaaagtaacaagggGTTAAATCTGGGCATTAGAACTGTAATTTGCAGGCCCAGTACATTTTTTACTCTATacagttttgtactttttaaaataatttttatgcttttgtaataaagttatttaaaaatagaaaactggctgggcgcgggggctcacgcctgtaatcccagcactttgggagaccgaggtgggcggatcacaaggtcaagagatggagaccatcctggccagctaggtgaaacctggtctctactaaaatacaaaaattagctgggcgtggtggtgagcgcctgtagttccagctacttgggaggctgaggcaggagaattgcttgaacccgggaggcggaggttgcagtgagccgagatcacgcgactgcactctagcctagtgactagtgagacactgtctcaaaaaaaaaaaaaaaaaaaaaaagagagagagagaaaaccaatATTAAGTAGCTTTTAAGTGGCAAACAAATGAAGAGTAGAGACAGTGATGGACTGTAGAGATACAGAGCAGGGGATAACCAAAGTCTTTCCTAGATTAAATAGGGCATGAAATGTTTTGAGGTGCCAGGTATTCCAGGCCAATACAAAGGCAGGAGAACACCTGTTGTCTTTGGGGAACAGCAAGGAGACCTGGAGCAGCAATAACAAATTTGATCAAGAGAAGGCAACGTAGGTTTCTGGGTAGCAGCAGAGAGAGCGGAGAATGCGGTATTTTTCCGATTAAATTTGCAGTACTGCCGCAGTATGGGATTAGGTGAGGGTTAGCGCTTGGAGCGCAAATGCCCACTAGGGGGTGGTGTTTCAAAACGTAGGCCCACTTGGACCCACTCGGACTAGGGTGAAAGTAACGTACAGCAGATAGAACGTCAGACAAAGAGGACGTTCCAACAGTTGGACAAGTTAACGAAAATAAAATACGCCAATGTTAACTTTCCCCTTACTGCTAAGCGCTCCCTAAATCGGTCTCCCAGTGTAACACGAAACTAAACCCTACAGGATGCCTGCAGCTATTGCCAGATGGTCCTCGCTTAAAGCGACTACTACTCCCAGGAACCTTCGCGTGAGGCCCGGGCTCTCTTTCAGCGTGCAAGTGGGTCTCGCCGCACTACTCTCTGGGATTCGTAGTCTTGCAGTGTCATTTGGGAGTTGTAGTTCTCTTCCCACAATCGGCAGGGCGAGGCGGCGCCGGCGATCAGAGCAGCGCTGGGTGTTCAGGGGCCAAGATGGCGGCGCGCCGGGGACGGAGAGACGGATTCGCGCCGCCCCCGAGTGGGGGCCCCGGCCCGGACCCCGGCGGGGGAGCCCGCGGCAGCGGTTGGGGGAGTCGGAGCCAAGCACCGTACGGAACTTTGGGCGCTGTGAGCGGCGGGGAGCAGGTAAGAGGCTGGCTGGCGGCCCGCGGCTGGCAGCAAAGCGGTGTGTGCCGGGCGGTGACACGTGGACGCCACAGGAAAGGGAGGAAGCGCCTGGGGGTCAATGCCAGGTGGCCTCGGGAGCCAAGTCCGACTCAGTGGACCTAGGCCGTTTGCTGGGGTTAGGCGGGCAAAGGCATCGTCTCTGCAGCCATTCCTGGGGGACGCCGGAGGTGCAGAGGCGGGTGTCGGAAACACGACCCGCGGTTGTGGGTCATGGGTTCGGACTTGGGGTCGAAGGCTGAGACCTCCCTGTAAGGATGCCCCGTGCGGCTCCCCGAGCTCTGCGCGGCAGTTCCCTTTTCGGAGCCACGTGGGGTGGGGGGAGCAATTTTCCCGGGAGAACTTGtctgcttcccctccccctctAGGCGGCCCCGGCATCCACGTGGGTCGGGCTCCTGGTGGAGGGGGGCGCGGGCCGCCGGTCCACGTGGGGGCGGGGAAGGAACGTCCACGTGGCTCGCGTCCCAGGCTGTCGGGCATCTACTATCGGCCTTGGAGCCTCCCTGACGCGAACTGGGTGTGTCTCCGCTGGTCCCGCCATCTCCTGCTGGGGCTAGAGGCCCGGGCTAGGAAGGAAGGTAAGGGCTGCTAGAGTCAACTTTGTTAAGAGCCTTGGAGTTTTTTTCCCCTACTGTTTAGGTCCGCAGCGTCTCTCCACTGCGGATGGTGAAGGACTCTCCAGATGTTCCGGGAGTTTGTTCCCTGCGGATGGAGGAGTGTGATGGGGAGGGTTagagggctgaggctggagggatgTGGAGGAGTGAGTTTGTGGCGCTTCTGTCTGACCGGCTTGGGGTGGGTTGTGAGTCATGGGCATTGCCGTTTTGGTTGCCTTGCAGTCCTGCCTTATTAGTGATTCAAGGGACATGGGGAGTGTCAACATATACCTGGGACAAGcttaagaaagggaaagggaatcCTCTCCTCCCCTCGCTTTTTTCCTGCAGCATCTCTTTTGGGAAGGCATGCTCTTGTAAACTGACGCACAGAAACTGGTGTGGTCCGTGTTTAAAGCTCTCTGGATTTTTTGCTGGGGATTTCTTGGCCTTCTAAAAGTGTTGTACTGCTCTACAGTGGAGGGCTTCTTAAAAGTTTCCACCCAGGGTGGAAGGGGGTAGGAATTAGTTTGAACTGTTATCTCTCTTAAACTATTAAGCTGAGTACTTGACAGCATTTTTTTGTATTACTAGTTGGGAGCTGGACTGCAGGCTACCTGGTAATGTGAGGTCCTGCAGACCAATCCAGGCCCTTGCCCAGGGGAGAATGGTTTCTGGGGCAAGAATTTGGGAGCGTTGATCCCTTCTCCCATACTTTCTCAGAGGTCACATCTTTTAGGGCTGGTGCTACCTACCTACCAGAGCCCCAGCGACTAGGCTGGAATCTCAAGACAATGCCCGCCTCTCTATGAACCATTTGTCTCCACCTCCATCAGGTGTCCAGTCAGAGACACACCCTCACCTCTGACCTCACCCATCACTCAATTCCCAAATAGCacagggaaggcaggaaggatcCAAGATCCAGCTATAACAAGAGTTAAGTGGTAATTTGGGATTGGAGAGGATCTCATGGAGAGATTGTCATTCCCTTCACCCCAAAACCAAAGATGGGCCTATGTGAGCTGGTCAGTCAACCAGTTATTTATTGAAATACCGTTATGTTTAGGCACAGGGAATAAACTGGTAAACCACACAAACACGGTCTTTACCCCTCAGGATCTATGTTTTAATCAGGATAGACCgataaaaataatgatgaatgAGACAAAAGTGCAGGATATTTGGGATCATGTAATTGGCAGTAGTGATCTACTTTTCGGGAGTCTGGAAAGGGACATTTAAAGCTGAGATGTTAAGACTGTGGAAAACCTTTAATCAGGGAATAGTGAAGGCCTCAAGGAGGAAGAGAATATGGCTTATTGGAGAAATTGAGACCTGTACTACGGAGTAGTGGGAGAGATCATGCTGGAGCAGAAGTCTGGTGGGGAAGACCAGAACCTTTATAAGCTTTATTAAAGAGTTTAAACCTAATGCTAGGAGCAGTACAGTGCCATTGAAGGCATTTAGGGAGGGTCTCAGGAAGTTGTCAGATAGGCATTAAAAAAGTTTCtgttgccgggcgtggtggctcaagcctgtaatcccagtactttgggaggccgaggcgggtggatcacaaggtcaagagatcgagaccatcctggtcaacatggtgaaaccccgtctctactaaaaatacaaaaaattagctgggcatggtggcacgtgcctgtaatcccagctactcaggaggctaaggcaggagaattgcctgaacccaggaggctgaggttgcggtaagccgagatcgcgccattgcacaccagccggggtaacaagagcaaaactccggctcaaaaaaaaaaaaaaaaaaaaaagtttctggccGTTTTTGAACCCTGGAGGGCGAAGGTTTGCTGGGGGAAAGCCAGTTGGGAGGTTGTTGAAGTTAGAGGAGCTGCTGGCTGGCTCACTTTCAGCCTGTGCTTAGCACTTGGGTGATCTTGGTACTCTGGGAGCTGTGCTATTTGGGAATTGAGTGATGGGTGAAGTCAGGTGTGGAGGTGTGTGTCTCACTGGACACCTGATGAAGGTGGAGATAAATGGATCATAGATTGTCTTGAGGTTCCAGCCTAGTTGCTGGGGTTCTGGTAGGTAGGTGGCAGGGCAAGTGGAGTTGCAGCCTCTTTGCTCACCCTGGAGTGTTTGCTGAGCCAGGTGCTATTCAGCCGCTGGTTTGTAATTATAGGATTGTGAAGCCCTGGGAGGAGTTAGTGCCTAAAACCTACCACCTTGCGCTTATTCTCTGGGCCTGGCCTCCTAACCTGTCCTTAACCAACCTTTCCTTTCCCTGGGCGTTGGTACTCAGCCCTGTTAGAAGGGTATATGTTGGCGGGGTTGTGGTTGGAGTGAGGGAAACacttgttgcttttttcttttggaagcgGTGCAGAATTTCCCATTGTtgcagaaggggaaagggaagttcTGGCTCGTCTGTATGTGATCCTTTTTACTTCATGTTTCTCAGCCCTTTTTACTTCATGTTTCCTATGCGATAGTTTCCCCTTATCCACAGTTTCTGTTACCTGCCATCAACAGGGGTCTAAAAATACATGAGTATAGTACAGTGAGATATTTTGAGAGCCAGAGAGAGATCACATTCGTATAgcttttattatagtatattaatTGGTCTATTAttgttaacttcttttttttttttgagacagagtttcactcttgttacccaggctggagtgcaatggcacaatctcggctcactgcaacctccgcctcctgggttcatgcagttctcctgcctcagcctcctgagtagctgggattacacgcgccaccatgcccagctaattttttatatttttagtagagacggggtttcaccatgttgaccaggatggcctcgatctcttgacctcatgatccacccgcctcggcctcccaaagtgctggaattacaggcttgagccaccgagcccggcttaTTGTTAACTTCTTAATTGTGCCTAAGTTATAAGTTAAACTTCATTGTTGGTATGTATTCTATATAGCAATACATACCAGTGTATTGATAGTATTAgtggtttcaggcatctactgggggtcttggaacgtATCCCTTGAGAATAAGGCGGTACTGCTGTAGCAGAGATCCCTGTGGCTCTGGCCTTACCAGTACCATTTTAGTTCCTtctggccctgcccacacccacattcttttttttttttttttattttgaggtagagtttcgctcttgttacccaggctggagtgcaatggtgcgatctcggctcaccgtaacctccgcctcctgggttcagacaattctcctgcctcagcctcctgagtagctgggattacaggcacgcgccaccatgcccagctaattttttgtatttttagtagagacgggatttcaccatattgaccagaatggtctcgatctcttgacctcgtgatccacctgcctcggcctcccaaagtgctgggagtacagacgtgagccactgcacccggccctttttttttttttttttttgagacggagtttcgctcttgttacccaggctggaatgcagtggtatgatctaggcTCGCTGCAggcttcacctcctgggctcaaatgattcacctgcctcagcctcctgagtagctgggattacagatatgtgctatcacacctggctaatttttgtatttttagtagagacggggtttcatcatgttggccaggctggtcttgaactcctgacctcaggtaatccacccgcctcagcctcccaaagtgctggggtgacaggtgtgagccactgcgcccggcctactccTGGGTTTTAATCTCCTGTGACTCTAGCTGTTTCTGGTTGGAGCCCAAACGTTTTTCTTCCCAGAAGGTCCTTGAAAACTGCCACCCTGGTGGGGGCTTTTGCTCTTAGGTTGtgcttctctctcccttgctAGTCCAGAAGTTTGGCGATGGTGGGGCTGCTGCTGAGTTTGGGCCCAGCAGTGGACGGTACCTGGTTTACGGAGCAAATCAATCGACAGCTGCCGGAGAGCTCATACCCTTCTCACCTTGTCTTCTGCTCCAGGTGCTGCTGCATGAGGAGGGGGGTGATTCTGGCTTTGTCAGTCTCTCTCGGCTGGGCCCATCGCTGAGGGACAAGGATCTGGAAATGGAGGAGCTAATGCTGCAGGATGAGACACTGTTGGGGACCATGCAGAGCTATATGGATGCCTCCCTCATCTCCCTCATTGAGGATTTTGGGAGCCTTGGAGAGGTGAGCTGGGGCTGGGCTTGGAAGTCTTCAAGTAGGAGCTTTATGTGGGAGGTGCTAGCTCAGATTCTTGGCATGGCTCTGCTCTCCCAGGACCTTAGCTGTTTCCTGGGTGCCCAACCTGAACcttaaagtgtattttttgtCTGTAAGTGGGAATGAGGTTGCAGGCTGCCAGATTATGTCCCATGTAAGAATTCCTTGCCTAACTTGGACTATAGTCCAAGGCCTTTCCCACTATCTGGGCCCCTGATCTACATGCCCAGAACGTTCTGATCTCTGGTTTTGAGCCCATTTCTAGCCTAGCCAATGGTTGTCTGCTGAGGATCCCACATCTTATTTGAGGGTAGAGGAATGTGAAACCCAGGCTTGAGTCAAGTCTGACAGGTCTCTGTTGATAGCAGAGAGGTGGGTGGATGGTAAATGAGATTGGAATCCATGTCTTCCGGTATTCAGATCCCTCTCACTCCCCTGTTAGCTgagttgaacctgggagactgacTCTCTTGATATCCAGTCCTTTTTAGTGGCATAGTAGGTCATTAGGGATGTTGGTAGGACCTTCTGGTTGTTTTTCTGGAGCAGAGCAGGTTATCTCTGGAGGACCAGAATGAAGTGTCGCTGCTCACAGCTCTGACGGAGATTTTGGACAATGCAGATTCTGAGAACCTTTCTCCATTTGACAGCATTCCTGACTCGGAGCTGCTTGTGTCACCTCGGGAGGGCTCCTCTGTGAGTCTGGGACCAGGGGAAGGGGATTGGTACAAAGTTTAGACCCATGCCTGTGGACCTACTCATATAGCTCTGAAGCATAGGCTTATATCAggtttttctctcccttttagCTGCACAAGCTGCTCACTCTCTCTCGGACACCCCCAGAACGTGACCTCCTCACTCCGGTTGACCCACTGGGGCCCAGCACAGGCAGCAGTAGAGGGAGCGGGGTAAGCCTGACCTAGGGGGCCTTAGAAACTCCCAAGTGCGAGGAGTGTATGGGGACAGGTCTGGAAAATACTTTCCCAGATGAAACTCCTCCTGAGACTTCTCTTCTCTCCTGCAGGTTGAAATGTCTCTTCCAGATCCTCCTTGGGACTTCTCCCCACCCTCTTTCTTGGAGACCTCTTCTCCTAAGCTTCCTAGCTGGAGACCCCCAAGATCAAGACCACGCTGGGGtcaatctccacctccccagcaGCGTAGTgatggagaagaggaggaagaggtggctaGCTTCAGTGGCCAGATTCTTGCTGGGGAGCTTGACAACTGTGTGAGCAGTATCCCAGACTTTCCCATGCATTTGGCATGCCCCGAGGAGGAAGATAAAGCAACAGCAGCAGAGATGGCAGTGCCAGCAGCTGGTGATGAGAGCATCTCCTCCCTGAGTGAGCTGGTGCGGGCCATGCACCCATACTGCCTGCCCAGCCTCACCCACCTGGCATCACTTGAGGATGAGCTTCAGGAGCAACCAGATGATTTGACACTGCCTGAGGGCTGTGTGGTGCTTGAGATTGTGGGGCAGGCAGCCACAGCCGGCGACGATCTGGAGATCCCAGTTGTAGTGCGACAGGTGCCTCCTGGACCCCAGCCTGTGCTCCTGGATGACTCACTAGAGGCTAGTTCTGCCTTGCAGCTGCTCATGCCTACACTGGAGTCAGAGACGGACGCTGCTGTGCCCAGTGTAGCCCTCTGCTCTGAGAAAGAGGGGTTGTCTTTGAACTCAGAGAAAAAATTGGACTCAGCCTGCTTATTGAAGCCCAGGGAGATGATGGAGCCAGTGGTGCCCAAGAAGCCTCAGAACCCACCTGCCAATGCAGCACCAGGTTCCCAGAGAGCTCGAAAGGGCAGGAAGAAGAAGAGCAAGGAGCAGCCAGCAGCCTGCGTGGAAGGCTatgccaggaggctgaggtcatcTTCTCGAGGGCAGTCTACTGTAGGTACGGAAGTGACCTCTCAGGCAGACAGCTTGCAGAAACAGCCTCAGGAGGAACTTGAAAGAGAGTCTAGGCCTCTCCAGGGTAAGGGGAAGCCCTGGGCTTGGGCTCGGGCCTGGGCCGCTGCCTTGGAGGATCCTGGCCCTGAGAACTTGGAGAGAAGTGCTAGACAATGTAGCCCTGCTAAAGAAGGTCCTCTAGACCTCCATCCCAGGCTGGCTGATACTATCCAAGCCAACCTTGTACCAACCCATCTGTCATTGGTCGACTCTGCCCAAGCCAGCCTTGTGCCAGTTGAGTCTGTCGAAGCTGGTCCCACTGCAGTTGGCCCTGTTCTGTCTGGCTCTGTGCCTGTTGACCCTGGGTTGGGTGACGTTGCTTCAACCAGCTCAGAACTGGTTCAGCCTCTCCCAGCTGAGCCAGTGCTGATTAACCCAGGTGTGGCCGACTCAGCGGCAGTTGATCCTGAAGTGGTTCCCATCTCAGATAACTTGTCACCGGTTGATGCCGTCCCATCTGACCCAGCACCAGTTGACCCTGTTCCTAAAGACCCGACTCCAGTTGACCCAGTGCTTGTTCGGTCCAGACCAACTGATCCCAGACGTGGTGCAGTGTTATCAGCCCTGGGGGCTTCAGCCCCCCAGCTCCTCCTGGAGTCAGAGTCCTTGGACCCACCAAAGACCATCATCCCTGAAGTCAAAGAGGTTGGGGATTCTCTGAAAATTGAAAGTGGTACCAGTGCTACAACCCACGAAGCCAGACCTCGGCCTCTTAGCTTATCTGAGTATCGGCGACGAAGGCAGCAACGCCaagcagaaacagaagagaagagtCCCCAGCCCCCAACTGGGAAGTGGCCTAGTCTTCCAGAGACTCCCACAGGGCTGGCAGACATCCCTTGTCTTGTCATCCCGCCAGCCCCAGCCAAGAAGACAGCTCTGCAGAGAAGCCCTGAAGCGCCCCCTGAGGCTTGCCTTGTACCTGTAGGTCCCAGCCCTGCTTCTCCTAGTCCTGAGCCACCTATAAGCAAACCTGTGGCCTCAGCTCCCACTGAGCAGGTGCCATCCCAGGAGATGCCACTGTTGGCGAGACCTTCGCCTCCTGTGCAATCTGTGTCCCCTGTTGTGCCCATGCCTCCTGCAGTGCCTCCTGCTCTGCCTTTCCCTGCAGGTGGGCTAGGCATGCCCCCCAGTCTGCCCCCGCCTCCCTTGCAGCCTCCTAGTCTTCCAGTGTCTATGGGGCCAGTGCTACCTGATCCGTTTACTCACTATGCCCCTGTCCCACCCTGGCCTTGTTATCCTCCCGTGTCCCCTTCTGGCTATCCTTGCCTGCCCCCCCCACCAACAGTGCCCCTAGTGTCTGGTACTCCTAGCGCTTACGCTGTACCTCCCACTTGCAATGTGCCTTGGGCAccccctcctgccccagtctcacCGTATAGTTCCACCTGTACCTATGGGCCCTTGGGATGGGGCCCAGGGCCTCAACATGCTCCATTCTGGTCCGCTGTTCCCCCACCTCCTTTGCCTCCAGCCTCTGTTGGGAGAACTGTTCCCCAACCTAAGATGACATCCAGGGGCACTCCCCCTGGCCCTCCTGAAAATGTACTTCCCGTGTCAATGGCTCCTTCCCTCAGTCTTGGGCCACCTGGCCGTGGAGCTCCACAGATAGAGCCTACCAAGGTGGAGGTCAAGCCAGTGCCTGCATCTCCCAATCCGAAACACAAGGTGTCTGCCCTGGTGCAAAGCCCCCAGATGAAGGCTCCACTGTGTGTGTCTGCTGAAGGTGTGACTGTTGAGGAGCCTGCATCAGAGAGGCTAAAGCCTGAGATCCAGGAGACCAGGCCCAGGGAGAAGCCCCCCTTGCCTGCTACCAAGGCTGTTCCCACACCAAGGCAGAGCACTGTCCCAAAGTTGCCTGCTGTCCACCCAGCCCGTCTAAGGAAGCTGTCCTTCCTGCCTACCCCACGTAGTCAGGGTTCTGAAGATGTGGTACAGGCTTTCATCAGTGAGATTGGTGAGTGTCCCATAGTTCCCCCACATAATCCCCCAGTTGGCTGGGGAGTCTTCTCTGTGGAATAGGATAAGCCACCCTGATGAGGCTGGCCTTTGTTGGAGTTCTTTGGAggagtttgtttttgtctttaagagatgaggtctcactgttacccaggctggaattgaactcctgggctcaagtggtcctctcacctcagccttcgaagtagctgggatttataggcacagctgtgtgccactgtgcctggttgtaGAGGGTTCTTCAGAGGCAGAGTTCTGGGTTGGTTTGAATCCTTGATGCTTTGTGCTGCTACCCTGGTTCACTTAGTACAGAGGGCAGGGGGAGTGGAAAGGGAGAAGTGAGGTGATTTGGGGGCTTCCTGGGACCTGTGTACTTAGTTGATAGGAGTTTGCTTTCAATCCTGTATTGTGTGCCTCCACAGGAATTGAGGCATCGGACCTATCCAGTCTGCTGGAGCAGTTTGAGAAATCAGAAGGTGAGGGAACATGGGTAGTTTTcgctccaaattttttttttgttgatacTTCTTTTGGGCCTAGCCCTGTAGTTGCTTCAGCTAGGGGGAGGGGGGATAGCCTTAGCCACTAGAACAGCCCCCTAATTGGAAGAGGGAGACAAGATTGACCTGTGATGGCAATCCAAGCCAGGGACACCAGTGATAAGGAAGGTATTACAAAAGAGTAGACTGGGAATCCAAGCAGGGTGGGGTTGTTTAGGGACATTTTTCTAGAGGGAAGTAGCTTTCAGGCTGTGCATTGAAAGACAGGTAGGAATTCATAGAATATGTGTGCTAACAAAAGGCAGAGGGCAGATATAGGAAGAGTGGCATCTGGTGCATTTGGAAGGCAATGAATAGAGATCCAGTCTTTGGCTTTCTCAGTATAAGGCATGGATGTAGGTGCTATGGAGGACACTGTAACCTGTTCTCAAGGAGCTTATGGTTTAAATGGGGAGCAGAATCTACAGAAATGACTCCTGAGTTGGTAACAGGTATCTATAGTACAAGGCAAAACAGAAAATGTGATTTGTAGAATGAGTAGGCTGTGAGGCTAGGAAGCTAGTTAGGCAGATCATAGCTCACCTTGAACACTAGGCTTATACATTCGGACTTTATCTCAGATTCAGTGGAGGAATGTGGGTGTTTCTGAGCAGAAAAGAGACATGAATAAAAATAGTACTTGGGCACCCACTAGAGGAGACTGGATCTCTCTGGGGAGATCCCAACAGACTATGTAGGCAAAGTGCCTCCTTTGGGTCTCAAAGCAAGCCCTTCTGTGCCGTCTCagtctagaacaggcgtccccaaactttttacacagggggccagttcactgtccctcagacggttggagggccgccacatactgtgctcctctcactgaccaccaatgaaagaggtgccccttcctgaagtgtggcgggggggctggataaatggcctcagggggccgcatgcggcctgcgggccgtagtttggggacgcctggtctagaacATCTGGTTGGGCTTTTAACTGGTATGGTTTCTTTGCAGCCAAAAAGGAGTGTCCTCCCCCTGCTCCTGCTGACAGCTTGGCTGTAGGAAACTCAGGGTAAGTATGGAGACGTGAGCGAGGTACCCTACAGCTGTTGGTCAGCAGCCGGCTGGCACTCCAGGACCGTCAACTGGATGCCTCTTGCAGGGGTGCTGTAGTCAGCTCGAGTCTATCCCTGTTTCCTAACCCCCTACTCTGCCCGTCGCTGCTGGGCTGTGTCTTGGGTGGTAAGGTGAGGAGGGGGCATGTACACTGCCCTCCAGCGGATTCTAGTCAGGGGTTCCAAATGCCTGGAGGTGCCTTTTATCTCCTGGCAAGTCATGCCTTTGGGgatctctttccttcatttaatACACTTTAAGTTTGCTTAGTGCTGGTAATGGTGTAACTTAAAGTGGAGGAAGATGTTAAAGGCTAGGACTCATTTTTCATGTTCATGGTTTTCCATCCTGTTCTGCCAAGCATGTTCCCCTCCACATTGATTTCAGGTTGGTTTGAGCTGGGCAGGTGAGGCTCCTGATTTGAAGAAGGTGGGGGGTATTGAAGGTCATGGCCGGCCTGCCTCTTGGAATTGGGCAGGGCTGAGTTGAGACCCACTCTGTAGTTCAGTCAGTAAGCCCCTTTTGTGCAGGAGGAAGATG carries:
- the PPRC1 gene encoding peroxisome proliferator-activated receptor gamma coactivator-related protein 1 isoform X5, translated to MAARRGRRDGFAPPPSGGPGPDPGGGARGSGWGSRSQAPYGTLGAVSGGEQVLLHEEGGDSGFVSLSRLGPSLRDKDLEMEELMLQDETLLGTMQSYMDASLISLIEDFGSLGESRLSLEDQNEVSLLTALTEILDNADSENLSPFDSIPDSELLVSPREGSSLHKLLTLSRTPPERDLLTPVDPLGPSTGSSRGSGVEMSLPDPPWDFSPPSFLETSSPKLPSWRPPRSRPRWGQSPPPQQRSDGEEEEEVASFSGQILAGELDNCVSSIPDFPMHLACPEEEDKATAAEMAVPAAGDESISSLSELVRAMHPYCLPSLTHLASLEDELQEQPDDLTLPEGCVVLEIVGQAATAGDDLEIPVVVRQVPPGPQPVLLDDSLEASSALQLLMPTLESETDAAVPSVALCSEKEGLSLNSEKKLDSACLLKPREMMEPVVPKKPQNPPANAAPGSQRARKGRKKKSKEQPAACVEGYARRLRSSSRGQSTVGTEVTSQADSLQKQPQEELERESRPLQGKGKPWAWARAWAAALEDPGPENLERSARQCSPAKEGPLDLHPRLADTIQANLVPTHLSLVDSAQASLVPVESVEAGPTAVGPVLSGSVPVDPGLGDVASTSSELVQPLPAEPVLINPGVADSAAVDPEVVPISDNLSPVDAVPSDPAPVDPVPKDPTPVDPVLVRSRPTDPRRGAVLSALGASAPQLLLESESLDPPKTIIPEVKEVGDSLKIESGTSATTHEARPRPLSLSEYRRRRQQRQAETEEKSPQPPTGKWPSLPETPTGLADIPCLVIPPAPAKKTALQRSPEAPPEACLVPVGPSPASPSPEPPISKPVASAPTEQVPSQEMPLLARPSPPVQSVSPVVPMPPAVPPALPFPAGGLGMPPSLPPPPLQPPSLPVSMGPVLPDPFTHYAPVPPWPCYPPVSPSGYPCLPPPPTVPLVSGTPSAYAVPPTCNVPWAPPPAPVSPYSSTCTYGPLGWGPGPQHAPFWSAVPPPPLPPASVGRTVPQPKMTSRGTPPGPPENVLPVSMAPSLSLGPPGRGAPQIEPTKVEVKPVPASPNPKHKVSALVQSPQMKAPLCVSAEGVTVEEPASERLKPEIQETRPREKPPLPATKAVPTPRQSTVPKLPAVHPARLRKLSFLPTPRSQGSEDVVQAFISEIGIEASDLSSLLEQFEKSEAKKECPPPAPADSLAVGNSGSSCSSSGRSRRCSSSSSSSSSSSSSSSSSSSSRSRSRSPSPRRRSDRRRRYSSYRSHDHYQRQRVLQKERAIEERRVVFIGKIPGRMTRSELKQRFSVFGEIEECTIHFRVQGDNYGFVTYRYAEEAFAAIESGHKLRQADEQPFDLCFGGRRQFCKRSYSDLDSNREDFDPAPVKSKFDSLDFDTLLKQAQKNLRR